The candidate division KSB1 bacterium genome window below encodes:
- a CDS encoding translocation/assembly module TamB domain-containing protein codes for MKKVAKYISLLFLGLIVLILVAGIFTQTPIFRSWLKNRAIAALDAKFGSKTTVQSLEGNLFTYLQIEDLSIDLENKPFVKIKRVLLHYSPLGLFFKRIVIREIILESPELNLVQRNETTWNFSGFLNTGKTETETETTASGTDWHLVAPTIQVRAGAADIQTLKNISLRVPAKIRDFDLDLGVWLQKNQTKVSLQNLNFEAFDPDLSVRTIQSEINLDSVNFQAKDVEIETGGSKFSSNFDVKNFENPVLNVLMKGHPISLSEIRGAVPDLQLYGRPRIEIEAEGPLDALKIRAFVELGSGRVDVAGKIQAMRTPYEYDLTGKISRLNLSEITRQPKLESDLNLQFQVKGQGIEWGKMRGSASVDLDSSRFYQMQIEPSGFDIDVKEDTVDFSLDALAEETKSKLSGSVVYNSSNLEYLLSGQIRSLSIERFYPIDGLSSDLAFDVELEGKGKDFDSMSGFANLWLLPSKINNVPIDSARFKLDLKNGVISLNQFAIDSPLGKISAQGHISFQQDNSLALKADFTDFSVLSESLPLDSIHGKGTFAAQAKGPLDSLQVLVNFELEQVGTNDITVGKFNGDFSGLFSEAGFFFDFKGKASEVSASGLEIETADLSLSYSDSLSHFEIHLRQSDLLKIATNGKLKRLAEDETDIIFDNLNIAYLNQTWKNANEPIGLRIKGSQYDFSQFNLVSGEQTISLAGKLDIEKQNDLKFNISNFDISRYDSLFVQESDFEGLLDVALELKGALNSPKLHGEIQLNKGSYYKVPFDSFTGEFDYNQRTFNWSCQLSKTQDDSLMESSGQLPMLLSLNPFEHKILEDEQLVGKLSSRGLDLSLFQAFTPGVTNIKGKLIADVVISNTLNDLKGAGPIRLINGEFAVPEMGTKYRKVNVVLLLQDKKAILRDFRMRSGDGVLKIIEGALSVSEYNLENFVAKFKLENFQLMNNKKMKARVSGEIALSGSIQSPQFSGDLTMDQARINYEEWFEEDTAVLLTGKPFFVISEGSTEFDSTGALQFQKTFQKTETSITELPLFKSSRGEITIRFPRNAWIRSNDVNIEINGALTATKEGQDIVLFGSLSTVRGFYQLLGRRFQIEEGEIVFKGQPEPDPDVSIEAVHEFRDDSGQDSEIHEFKVLVSGTLNLPAFRFELDGQEAEQEDIISVLLFGQKFDDLTAGQSAGVSGILTRQAIGRLTGTIGQKLDLDVIQFERGKDWKDTKVRVGKYLTPEVFVSVSQDFSTEGNRRVELEYEIPLKIRLINLFLQASTEGRENSALDVIWKFEW; via the coding sequence ATGAAAAAAGTAGCCAAATATATTTCTCTTCTTTTCCTCGGACTTATTGTTTTGATTCTCGTGGCCGGGATTTTTACCCAAACGCCTATTTTTAGAAGTTGGCTGAAAAACAGGGCAATCGCGGCTTTGGACGCAAAATTTGGTTCAAAGACCACGGTGCAATCGCTTGAAGGAAATTTGTTTACCTATCTGCAGATTGAAGACCTTTCGATTGATTTAGAAAACAAGCCATTTGTAAAAATCAAAAGGGTGCTGCTTCATTACAGTCCTTTGGGGCTATTTTTCAAAAGAATTGTGATTCGGGAAATTATTTTAGAATCACCGGAACTCAATTTGGTGCAACGTAACGAGACAACCTGGAACTTTTCCGGTTTTTTGAACACTGGTAAAACTGAAACTGAAACTGAAACAACAGCCTCCGGGACTGACTGGCACCTTGTTGCGCCAACGATTCAAGTCCGCGCCGGCGCTGCGGACATCCAAACCTTAAAAAACATTTCATTACGGGTTCCGGCTAAGATTCGAGATTTTGATTTAGACCTGGGAGTCTGGCTGCAGAAGAACCAAACGAAAGTTTCATTGCAGAATTTGAACTTTGAAGCTTTTGATCCGGATTTGTCCGTTCGAACCATTCAATCCGAAATAAATCTTGATTCTGTAAACTTTCAAGCAAAGGATGTTGAAATTGAAACGGGCGGCTCCAAATTTTCTTCAAATTTTGACGTTAAAAATTTTGAAAATCCGGTTTTAAATGTTTTAATGAAAGGCCATCCGATTTCGTTGTCTGAAATTCGAGGCGCCGTTCCGGATTTGCAGCTTTACGGCCGGCCCAGGATTGAGATTGAAGCTGAAGGGCCCCTGGATGCTTTGAAAATAAGGGCTTTTGTCGAACTTGGCAGCGGCAGGGTGGATGTTGCCGGGAAGATTCAGGCAATGCGGACGCCTTACGAATACGATTTGACCGGCAAGATCTCACGTCTGAATTTATCCGAAATCACCAGGCAGCCCAAGCTTGAGAGCGACCTGAATCTGCAATTTCAGGTTAAAGGTCAGGGTATTGAGTGGGGAAAAATGCGGGGCTCTGCCTCGGTTGATTTGGATAGCAGTCGTTTTTATCAGATGCAAATTGAGCCGTCCGGTTTCGACATTGATGTCAAAGAAGATACTGTAGATTTTTCTCTGGACGCGCTTGCCGAAGAGACAAAAAGTAAATTAAGTGGTTCGGTTGTTTACAATTCCTCAAATTTAGAGTACCTGCTTAGCGGTCAGATCCGATCTTTGTCCATAGAACGCTTTTACCCTATAGATGGTTTGTCAAGTGACTTGGCCTTTGATGTTGAATTAGAAGGCAAGGGCAAGGATTTCGATTCCATGTCCGGTTTTGCTAATCTCTGGCTTTTGCCTTCGAAGATTAATAATGTTCCGATAGACTCGGCTCGATTTAAATTAGATTTAAAAAACGGCGTCATAAGCTTGAATCAATTTGCCATCGACTCACCTTTAGGAAAAATCTCAGCGCAAGGGCATATTTCATTTCAACAAGATAATTCACTGGCTCTGAAAGCAGATTTTACGGATTTTTCCGTGCTCTCGGAATCGCTGCCTTTGGATTCTATTCACGGCAAAGGAACCTTTGCAGCGCAAGCAAAAGGACCCCTGGATTCACTTCAAGTACTCGTAAATTTTGAATTGGAGCAAGTCGGTACGAATGATATCACCGTTGGAAAATTCAATGGTGATTTTTCCGGTTTGTTTTCAGAAGCTGGATTTTTTTTCGATTTTAAAGGTAAGGCAAGTGAGGTTTCGGCTTCCGGCCTGGAAATAGAAACTGCGGATTTGAGTTTGAGTTACTCGGATTCGCTTTCTCATTTTGAAATCCATCTTAGGCAAAGTGATTTACTTAAAATTGCAACGAATGGAAAATTGAAAAGATTAGCGGAAGATGAAACCGATATTATTTTTGATAACTTGAATATTGCTTACTTAAACCAAACATGGAAGAACGCAAACGAACCCATTGGGCTTCGAATCAAGGGATCTCAATACGACTTCTCGCAATTTAATCTCGTTTCCGGGGAGCAAACTATTTCACTGGCCGGCAAGCTGGATATTGAAAAACAGAACGATTTGAAGTTCAATATCTCAAATTTTGATATTTCTAGATATGATTCATTATTTGTTCAGGAAAGTGATTTTGAAGGCTTGTTGGATGTTGCATTGGAATTAAAGGGAGCTTTAAACAGTCCAAAACTACACGGTGAAATACAACTAAATAAAGGGAGTTATTATAAAGTGCCTTTTGACAGTTTTACCGGCGAGTTTGATTACAACCAGCGAACCTTCAACTGGAGCTGCCAGCTTTCCAAAACCCAGGATGACAGTTTGATGGAATCGAGCGGCCAGTTACCAATGCTACTTTCCTTAAACCCTTTTGAGCACAAAATTCTTGAGGATGAACAATTAGTGGGCAAGCTTAGCAGCAGGGGGCTTGACCTGTCGCTTTTCCAGGCCTTTACTCCGGGTGTGACAAATATTAAAGGCAAACTGATCGCCGATGTTGTTATTAGTAACACTCTAAACGATCTGAAAGGCGCCGGCCCCATCCGATTAATTAATGGCGAATTTGCAGTGCCGGAGATGGGCACAAAATATAGAAAGGTAAATGTTGTTTTGCTTTTACAAGACAAAAAAGCAATACTTCGGGATTTCAGGATGCGCTCAGGCGATGGCGTTTTGAAAATTATCGAGGGCGCTCTTTCTGTCTCTGAATATAATCTGGAAAATTTCGTGGCAAAGTTTAAACTTGAAAATTTTCAGTTAATGAATAACAAGAAAATGAAAGCCAGAGTCAGCGGGGAAATTGCCCTTTCAGGAAGCATTCAATCTCCACAGTTTTCCGGAGACCTCACTATGGATCAAGCGAGAATTAATTATGAGGAATGGTTTGAAGAAGACACAGCAGTCCTGCTCACAGGAAAACCGTTTTTTGTAATTTCAGAAGGTTCGACTGAATTTGACTCAACGGGCGCTTTACAATTTCAAAAAACATTTCAGAAAACCGAAACCAGCATAACCGAGCTGCCGCTTTTCAAGAGTTCACGCGGTGAAATAACCATTCGTTTCCCGAGAAATGCCTGGATACGCAGCAATGACGTCAACATTGAAATCAATGGAGCTCTAACGGCTACAAAAGAAGGCCAGGATATTGTCTTATTTGGTTCACTTTCGACCGTTCGCGGGTTTTATCAATTGCTTGGGCGAAGATTTCAAATTGAAGAAGGGGAGATTGTTTTTAAAGGCCAACCCGAACCCGATCCGGATGTTTCAATCGAGGCAGTACATGAATTTAGAGATGATTCCGGGCAGGATTCCGAGATACACGAATTTAAAGTTTTGGTTTCCGGGACTTTAAATTTACCCGCATTCAGATTTGAGTTGGATGGTCAGGAGGCGGAACAGGAAGATATAATCTCAGTTTTATTATTTGGCCAAAAATTCGACGACCTGACAGCGGGCCAAAGTGCAGGTGTTTCGGGAATCCTGACCCGACAGGCGATAGGAAGATTGACCGGTACGATAGGTCAAAAATTAGATTTGGA
- a CDS encoding SMP-30/gluconolactonase/LRE family protein, which translates to MLKKILWTIVVVIIVTVLYFVAWPVPIDPVAWKAPPNPGYSGPFAPNQRLTGIETLPLGDNHGPEDIAIDAQGRIYASTHEGRIVRLQADGSNPENWVETGGRPLGIDFDNSGNLIVADAFRGLLSIAQDGAISELATVADGIPIRYADDVDVAADGKIYFSDASTKFGAKKWQSTYEASLLDLMEHGGHGRLLVFDRAEGKAKTLLDDLNFANGVAVSHDQSYVLVNETGNYRVIRYWLTGPKSGQAEPFIEELPAFPDNISTGLGSRFWVALVSPRNALLDKLSDQPFMRKVLQRLPAFLRPQAIAYGHIIAVDGDGKVVEDLQDPNGSYPINTSVAETEDYLYIGSLVAPALGRLPKKID; encoded by the coding sequence ATGCTGAAGAAAATATTGTGGACAATCGTCGTCGTTATCATTGTTACTGTGCTCTATTTTGTCGCGTGGCCGGTACCAATCGATCCGGTTGCCTGGAAAGCTCCACCCAACCCGGGTTATAGTGGACCCTTCGCGCCAAATCAACGCCTGACAGGCATTGAGACCTTACCCCTGGGCGATAATCATGGGCCGGAGGATATAGCCATCGATGCCCAGGGCCGCATTTATGCCTCTACCCATGAAGGTCGTATCGTGCGCCTGCAGGCAGATGGTTCAAACCCGGAGAATTGGGTAGAAACCGGCGGCCGCCCGCTGGGTATCGATTTTGACAATAGCGGAAATTTGATCGTCGCAGACGCTTTTCGGGGTCTCTTATCGATTGCCCAAGACGGCGCCATCTCTGAACTCGCAACAGTAGCGGATGGAATTCCTATTCGCTATGCAGATGATGTCGACGTAGCGGCCGACGGCAAGATTTACTTTTCAGATGCTTCTACAAAATTTGGTGCAAAAAAATGGCAAAGCACCTATGAGGCCAGCCTTCTTGATCTTATGGAGCACGGCGGCCACGGCAGGCTGTTGGTTTTCGATAGGGCTGAAGGCAAGGCGAAGACACTGTTGGACGACCTGAATTTCGCCAATGGTGTTGCCGTTAGCCACGACCAGTCCTATGTGCTGGTCAACGAGACCGGGAATTACCGGGTGATTCGTTACTGGCTCACGGGTCCGAAAAGCGGGCAAGCCGAACCGTTTATTGAGGAGTTGCCGGCCTTTCCGGATAACATATCAACCGGTTTAGGGAGTCGTTTCTGGGTGGCGCTGGTCTCGCCTCGTAATGCGTTATTAGACAAACTTTCCGACCAGCCCTTTATGCGCAAGGTACTCCAGCGTCTGCCGGCATTCCTTCGCCCCCAGGCCATTGCTTACGGCCATATCATCGCTGTTGATGGCGATGGCAAAGTTGTTGAAGATTTACAAGATCCGAACGGCAGCTATCCGATTAACACGAGCGTGGCTGAGACTGAAGATTACCTGTATATTGGCAGCCTGGTTGCGCCGGCTTTAGGTCGTCTGCCGAAGAAGATTGATTGA
- the bamA gene encoding outer membrane protein assembly factor BamA — MNQFILKTLLIYFCLFMTSVLFAQDIRVEDLQFKGNKKMSSGKLKKAIQTQANPWYRLFLFWMDSKIFNEQKFLNDLLRVEKFYEQEGFLEARVTDYQINYNEKREEVKLVIFVDEGEQTKVNSVLFVYPKEPEEDFSSEKMLKTVKLKEGKRYRESDLKTDYSKIMERFSNRGYPYIEARVKPIMDKKNHLVNLEWQLNPGPFCTFGEIKYTGNNSVSNSVIRRGLGFRTGQTFAHKKLLNAQSQVYRLELFQFVSLRATNLEQQPSKVPIEVRVKESVLRTLKFGAGYGSEERFRTFLQWRHRNFLGGARILRAKAKHSTRLLPVELELELSQPYFLDNQNDLIIKPFFIIQDELSFKARRIGIEIGINRQITPKTNLFVSTRVERDTVDLKGTTIVPEVEDLYSKSVLKLGFRRSTTNALFSPTRGSISTFFIEDAGRFLKTKFEYIKLSAEHKIYHQSRPGEVLALRLFAGTMKLRAGQTETPPEERFFSGGSFSVRGWQRQLLGPVRPDSTGEIIPEGGNSIIEGSLELRKTIYKKFSGVMFLDFGNVWPEWNGFDFSNLHSAIGGGLRYDTVIGPIRIDFAWKVNRQEHDTQNYEIHFSIGQAF, encoded by the coding sequence ATGAATCAATTCATTTTAAAAACTCTCCTTATTTATTTCTGCCTTTTTATGACCTCCGTGCTTTTTGCCCAGGATATAAGAGTAGAAGATCTCCAGTTTAAAGGCAACAAAAAAATGTCCTCGGGAAAATTAAAAAAGGCGATTCAAACGCAAGCGAATCCCTGGTACCGCTTATTCTTATTTTGGATGGATTCCAAGATATTTAACGAACAGAAATTCTTAAATGATTTACTGCGGGTGGAAAAGTTTTATGAACAAGAGGGTTTTCTGGAAGCGCGGGTCACGGATTACCAGATAAATTATAACGAAAAACGTGAAGAAGTTAAACTGGTAATTTTTGTCGATGAGGGTGAGCAGACAAAAGTAAATAGTGTGCTTTTTGTTTATCCAAAAGAGCCGGAAGAGGATTTTTCCTCTGAAAAAATGCTGAAAACTGTAAAACTGAAAGAGGGTAAACGTTATCGTGAGTCGGATTTAAAAACCGATTACAGTAAAATTATGGAACGTTTCAGCAACCGGGGCTATCCTTACATTGAGGCCAGGGTGAAGCCAATCATGGATAAGAAAAATCATTTGGTGAATCTGGAATGGCAGCTCAATCCAGGGCCGTTTTGTACTTTTGGTGAAATTAAATATACTGGTAATAACAGCGTTTCAAATAGTGTCATCCGTCGTGGTTTGGGGTTTAGAACCGGGCAAACGTTTGCACACAAAAAACTGCTCAATGCACAAAGCCAGGTTTACCGGTTGGAGCTCTTTCAATTTGTCAGTCTGAGAGCAACCAACCTCGAACAACAACCCAGTAAAGTTCCGATCGAGGTTCGGGTTAAAGAGTCGGTTTTGCGCACGCTCAAATTTGGAGCCGGTTATGGCTCTGAAGAAAGATTCCGGACATTTTTGCAGTGGCGCCACAGGAATTTTTTGGGTGGAGCCAGAATTTTAAGAGCCAAAGCAAAACATTCAACCCGGCTTCTGCCTGTTGAACTGGAGCTGGAGCTTAGCCAGCCTTATTTTCTGGATAACCAGAATGATTTAATTATCAAACCGTTCTTCATTATTCAAGATGAATTAAGTTTCAAGGCCCGCCGTATCGGTATTGAAATCGGTATCAATCGGCAAATCACACCAAAAACAAACCTGTTTGTATCAACCAGGGTTGAGCGTGACACAGTAGATTTAAAGGGCACAACCATTGTACCGGAAGTTGAAGATTTATATAGCAAATCTGTTTTAAAGCTTGGATTTCGGCGCAGCACCACAAATGCTTTGTTCTCGCCGACCCGTGGCTCGATTTCTACATTTTTCATTGAAGATGCCGGGAGGTTTTTGAAAACTAAGTTTGAATACATCAAACTGTCGGCCGAGCATAAAATTTATCACCAGTCCCGGCCCGGTGAGGTTTTGGCGCTGCGATTATTTGCAGGAACTATGAAACTGCGCGCAGGGCAAACGGAAACACCGCCCGAAGAACGTTTCTTTTCCGGGGGCAGTTTTTCAGTACGGGGGTGGCAACGGCAGCTCTTGGGCCCGGTTCGTCCGGATTCAACTGGTGAGATAATCCCTGAAGGAGGAAACAGCATCATTGAAGGAAGTCTGGAGCTCAGAAAAACCATCTATAAAAAATTTTCCGGCGTAATGTTTCTTGATTTCGGCAACGTCTGGCCGGAATGGAATGGATTCGATTTTTCGAACTTGCATTCGGCCATTGGCGGCGGCTTAAGATATGACACGGTTATTGGGCCAATCCGCATCGATTTTGCCTGGAAAGTTAATCGGCAAGAGCACGACACCCAGAATTATGAAATTCATTTTAGTATCGGGCAGGCGTTTTAA